Proteins co-encoded in one Bradyrhizobium sp. 170 genomic window:
- a CDS encoding enoyl-CoA hydratase-related protein, which produces MDLKFSKVTRKGPITIITLSRPEVYNALHIDAHFELNKVFDDFSADPAQWVAIVTGAGDKAFCAGNDLKWQAAGGKRGWDKGGFAGLTSRFDCDKPIIAAVNGVAMGGGFEIALACDLIIAAENATFALPEPRVGLAALAGGVHRLPRQIGLKRAMGMILTARHVSAKEGLELGFVNEVVPAGEALAAAERWAETICKNSPMSIRASKQAIQRGLDGSLEQAIAEQREYPAVKAMAASQDYIEGPKAFAEKRPPKWLGK; this is translated from the coding sequence ATGGACCTGAAATTCTCCAAGGTAACGCGCAAGGGACCGATCACGATCATCACGCTGTCGCGGCCCGAAGTGTACAACGCGTTGCATATCGACGCGCATTTCGAACTCAACAAGGTGTTCGACGATTTCTCCGCCGACCCTGCGCAATGGGTCGCGATCGTCACCGGCGCCGGCGACAAGGCGTTCTGCGCCGGCAATGATCTGAAATGGCAGGCCGCAGGCGGCAAGCGCGGCTGGGACAAGGGCGGCTTCGCCGGCCTCACCTCGCGGTTCGACTGCGACAAGCCGATCATCGCCGCTGTCAACGGCGTGGCGATGGGCGGCGGTTTCGAGATCGCGCTGGCCTGCGACCTCATCATCGCCGCGGAGAATGCGACCTTCGCGCTGCCCGAGCCCCGCGTCGGCCTCGCAGCCCTCGCCGGCGGCGTGCACCGGCTGCCGCGGCAGATCGGGCTGAAGCGCGCCATGGGCATGATCCTCACCGCGCGCCACGTCTCGGCCAAGGAGGGTCTTGAACTGGGTTTTGTGAATGAGGTGGTTCCCGCCGGCGAAGCGCTGGCGGCGGCCGAGCGATGGGCGGAGACGATCTGCAAGAATTCGCCGATGTCGATCCGCGCGTCGAAGCAGGCGATCCAGCGCGGGCTCGACGGATCGCTGGAACAGGCGATCGCCGAGCAGCGGGAGTACCCGGCGGTGAAGGCGATGGCGGCCTCGCAGGATTACATCGAGGGACCAAAGGCGTTTGCGGAGAAGCGCCCGCCGAAATGGTTGGGGAAATAA
- a CDS encoding phosphotransferase family protein, with protein MIEQQLGRCVASWYEGATGVTGAAKLSGGASQETWTFDIVHADGNVGAILRRAPPGYGASPGRAAGLDAEATLMQLAHDAGLPSPRVMHVLKPEDELGTGFIMQRIEGETIARKILRDEQFAKARPILARQLGRVIAGIHGLPALRLPKLREMSATKEIADLEREYRSFNWPRPVFELALRWLREHDPGPSKEVTLVHGDFRHGNLIIGPDGVRAVLDWELAHLGDPMEDLGWICVNSWRFGEIDKPVGGFGSREDLFAGYEEAGRKVDPDRVMFWEVMGTLRWGIMCCGMMQRFRSGPDHSMERAMIGRRSSETEIDLLRLLAPRGG; from the coding sequence ATGATCGAGCAGCAACTCGGACGCTGCGTCGCCTCCTGGTATGAGGGCGCGACCGGCGTTACCGGGGCCGCCAAGCTTTCCGGCGGCGCCAGCCAGGAAACCTGGACGTTCGACATCGTGCATGCGGACGGCAATGTCGGCGCGATCCTGCGCCGGGCGCCGCCGGGCTATGGCGCGTCGCCAGGACGGGCCGCCGGGCTCGATGCCGAGGCGACGCTGATGCAGCTCGCGCACGACGCCGGCCTGCCATCGCCGCGGGTGATGCATGTGCTGAAGCCGGAGGACGAACTCGGCACCGGCTTCATCATGCAGCGTATCGAGGGCGAGACCATCGCGCGCAAGATTCTTCGCGATGAGCAATTTGCAAAAGCGCGGCCGATTCTCGCGCGGCAGCTTGGCCGCGTGATCGCCGGCATTCACGGCCTGCCGGCTTTGAGGCTGCCAAAACTGCGCGAGATGAGCGCGACAAAGGAAATCGCCGATCTCGAACGAGAATACCGCAGTTTCAACTGGCCGCGTCCGGTGTTCGAATTGGCGCTGCGCTGGCTGCGCGAGCACGATCCCGGGCCGTCGAAAGAGGTGACGCTGGTGCACGGTGATTTCCGCCACGGCAACCTCATCATCGGGCCTGATGGCGTGCGCGCGGTGCTGGATTGGGAGCTGGCGCATTTGGGCGATCCGATGGAAGATCTCGGGTGGATCTGCGTCAACTCCTGGCGGTTCGGGGAGATCGACAAGCCGGTCGGCGGCTTCGGCTCCCGCGAAGATTTGTTCGCCGGCTATGAAGAAGCCGGCCGCAAGGTCGACCCCGACCGCGTGATGTTCTGGGAGGTGATGGGCACGCTGCGCTGGGGCATCATGTGCTGCGGCATGATGCAGCGCTTCCGCTCCGGGCCGGATCATTCGATGGAGCGTGCGATGATCGGGCGGCGCTCGTCGGAGACCGAAATCGATTTGCTGAGATTGCTTGCTCCGAGAGGAGGGTAA
- a CDS encoding amidohydrolase, producing MNPCARSLAVSAALFAASLLPAHAELDVINLKKAIETSIASDYPKLDALYKELHAHPELAFQEVKTAARLAAEMRALGFEVTENVGKTGLVAIYKNGDGPTIMVRTELDGLPMEEKTGLDYASRDKTTWNGREVFVAHSCGHDIHMASWVGTAKTLLGLKDQWRGTLMFIAQPAEEIVAGARAMIAHGLFTRFPKPDIALALHDGPFPHGTVFYRTGVGSSAADGLEVTFHGRGGHGSAPHTTVDPVAIAARFIVDVQGVISREKDPTEFGVVTIGAIHGGTAGNIIPDSVQLSGTIRSFKPEVRAKLHAGIERTAKAAAAMSGAPAPDIRIAEGAKPVMNDPDVVAAVADVLKAALGDKFRVSPPGTASEDFSEFAGAGVPSMMFNIGVYDQERIDAARNGTGPPIPSNHSPLFAPVPKPTIETGITAMTLAVLGVFEQKARRK from the coding sequence ATGAATCCATGTGCCAGATCCCTGGCGGTATCAGCCGCATTGTTTGCAGCCAGCCTGCTGCCGGCCCACGCAGAGCTCGATGTTATCAATCTCAAGAAAGCGATCGAGACGTCGATCGCAAGCGATTACCCAAAGCTCGACGCGCTCTACAAAGAACTCCACGCCCATCCGGAGCTGGCCTTTCAGGAAGTGAAGACCGCAGCCAGGCTCGCAGCCGAGATGCGCGCGCTCGGCTTCGAGGTCACCGAGAATGTCGGCAAGACCGGGCTGGTTGCCATCTACAAGAACGGCGACGGGCCCACCATCATGGTGCGCACCGAACTCGACGGGCTGCCGATGGAAGAGAAGACCGGCCTCGATTATGCGAGCCGCGACAAGACCACCTGGAACGGGCGGGAGGTATTCGTCGCCCATAGCTGCGGCCACGACATCCACATGGCGAGCTGGGTCGGAACGGCGAAGACGCTGCTGGGCCTGAAGGACCAATGGCGCGGCACGCTGATGTTCATCGCCCAGCCGGCGGAGGAGATTGTGGCCGGCGCCCGTGCCATGATTGCGCATGGCCTGTTCACGCGCTTTCCCAAGCCCGACATCGCGCTTGCCCTGCATGACGGCCCATTCCCTCATGGCACGGTCTTCTATCGTACCGGGGTTGGCTCGTCCGCCGCCGACGGTCTCGAGGTGACATTCCATGGCCGCGGCGGTCACGGTTCGGCGCCGCACACGACCGTCGATCCCGTCGCGATTGCGGCGCGGTTCATCGTCGACGTACAAGGCGTGATCAGCCGCGAAAAGGATCCAACTGAATTCGGCGTCGTGACCATCGGCGCCATTCACGGAGGCACCGCTGGAAACATCATTCCCGACTCCGTGCAACTCTCCGGCACCATTCGCTCCTTCAAGCCCGAGGTTCGCGCCAAACTGCATGCCGGGATCGAACGAACGGCAAAGGCCGCTGCCGCCATGTCAGGCGCACCTGCGCCCGATATCCGGATCGCCGAGGGCGCCAAGCCCGTCATGAACGATCCCGATGTGGTCGCGGCCGTCGCCGATGTATTGAAGGCGGCACTCGGCGACAAGTTCAGGGTTTCGCCGCCGGGGACCGCCAGCGAGGATTTCTCCGAATTCGCCGGCGCAGGTGTGCCGTCGATGATGTTCAACATCGGCGTCTATGACCAGGAACGTATCGACGCAGCACGCAATGGCACTGGCCCGCCAATCCCGTCCAATCATTCGCCGCTGTTCGCGCCGGTGCCGAAGCCGACCATCGAAACCGGCATCACCGCGATGACGCTCGCCGTGCTCGGCGTCTTCGAGCAGAAGGCCCGGCGCAAATGA
- a CDS encoding acyl-CoA dehydrogenase family protein → MDFNLPADLTAYLDELDRFIAREIKPLEEADDNIRFFDHRREWARTDFENGGLPRHEWEALLRKAKNRADAAGHLRFAIPKRYGGKDGSNLWMAVIREHFASKGLGLHNDLQNEHSIVGNLPIVTMLDRYGTDDQKAMIDGSITGKYRITFGLTEPEHGSDATHMETRAVQATRDNVKGWIINGQKMWTTGMHVATHCALFARTSGNDGDARGITCLLVPAKSEGVKVEEYMWTFNMPTDHPRVSFTDVFVPEDALFGEIGRGLSLAQCFVHENRIRQAASSLGAAVYCINESVKYARERKPFGKALAENQAIQWPLVELATQAEMLRLLIRKTAWEMDQLTQAQVEHTLSDRVSMCNFWANRLCCEAADRAMQVHGGMGYSRHKPFEHIYRHHRRYRITEGSEEIQKRKVAGFLFGYMGAGKH, encoded by the coding sequence TTGGATTTCAACCTGCCTGCCGACCTCACGGCCTATCTCGACGAGCTCGACCGCTTCATCGCGCGCGAGATCAAGCCGCTGGAGGAAGCCGACGACAACATCCGCTTCTTCGATCACCGCCGCGAATGGGCGCGCACCGATTTCGAAAACGGCGGCCTGCCGCGTCACGAATGGGAAGCGCTGCTCCGCAAGGCCAAGAATCGTGCCGACGCCGCCGGCCATTTGCGCTTCGCGATCCCGAAGCGCTACGGCGGCAAGGATGGTTCCAACCTCTGGATGGCCGTGATCCGCGAGCACTTTGCGTCAAAGGGCCTCGGCCTGCACAATGATTTGCAGAACGAACATTCGATCGTCGGCAATTTGCCCATCGTTACCATGCTCGACCGCTACGGCACCGACGATCAGAAGGCGATGATCGACGGCTCGATCACGGGAAAATATCGTATCACGTTCGGCCTCACCGAGCCCGAGCACGGCTCGGATGCGACCCATATGGAAACCAGGGCGGTGCAGGCGACCCGCGACAACGTCAAGGGCTGGATCATCAACGGCCAGAAGATGTGGACGACGGGCATGCATGTCGCCACCCATTGCGCGCTGTTCGCCCGCACCTCAGGTAATGACGGCGATGCGCGTGGCATCACCTGTTTGCTGGTGCCGGCCAAGAGCGAAGGCGTGAAAGTCGAGGAGTATATGTGGACCTTCAACATGCCGACGGACCATCCGCGCGTCAGCTTCACGGATGTGTTTGTCCCTGAGGATGCGCTGTTCGGCGAAATCGGCCGCGGCCTGTCGCTGGCGCAATGTTTTGTGCACGAGAACCGGATTCGCCAGGCGGCGAGTTCGCTGGGCGCGGCCGTCTACTGCATTAACGAGAGCGTCAAATATGCGCGCGAGCGAAAACCGTTCGGCAAGGCGCTGGCCGAGAACCAGGCGATCCAGTGGCCGCTGGTGGAACTGGCGACGCAGGCCGAGATGCTCAGGCTGTTGATCCGCAAGACCGCATGGGAGATGGACCAGCTCACGCAAGCGCAGGTCGAGCACACGCTATCCGACCGGGTGTCGATGTGTAATTTTTGGGCCAACCGCCTGTGCTGCGAGGCCGCCGACCGCGCCATGCAGGTGCACGGCGGCATGGGCTATTCGCGCCACAAGCCGTTCGAACACATCTACCGTCACCACCGCCGCTACCGCATCACCGAGGGGAGCGAGGAAATCCAGAAGCGCAAGGTCGCGGGATTCCTGTTCGGGTATATGGGGGCGGGGAAGCATTAG
- a CDS encoding SDR family oxidoreductase: MSIFDLTGRTAVITGGNGGIGLGIAQALNAQGCNVSIWGRNAEKNRSAAATMSAGPGKVHTQICDVSDPASVKAAMQATLDTFGRVDGCFANAGIGGGGRRAFIDRTEEEWRRMFATNLDGVFHVFQVAARHMTERAEAGDKFGRLVATSSLASLFGTARNEHYAGTKAALNALCRALAVELARHGVTANAILPGWIKSDMTVGLMGNDKFVANVMPRIPVRRFGEPTDFGGIAVYIMSKASSYHTADCFVIDGGYTAF; the protein is encoded by the coding sequence ATGAGCATCTTTGACCTCACCGGCCGCACGGCGGTCATCACTGGTGGCAATGGCGGCATCGGCCTTGGCATCGCGCAGGCGTTGAACGCGCAAGGCTGCAACGTCTCGATCTGGGGACGCAACGCCGAGAAGAACAGGAGTGCGGCGGCAACCATGTCGGCCGGTCCCGGCAAGGTGCATACCCAAATCTGCGACGTCTCCGATCCCGCTTCTGTCAAGGCCGCGATGCAGGCAACCCTCGATACGTTCGGCCGGGTCGACGGCTGTTTTGCGAATGCCGGCATCGGCGGCGGCGGACGGCGGGCCTTCATCGACCGCACCGAGGAGGAATGGCGACGCATGTTTGCGACCAATCTCGACGGCGTCTTCCACGTGTTTCAGGTTGCCGCCCGCCACATGACCGAACGCGCCGAGGCCGGCGACAAGTTCGGCCGGCTGGTTGCAACCTCGAGCCTCGCGTCGCTGTTCGGCACCGCCCGCAACGAGCATTACGCCGGCACCAAAGCGGCGCTGAACGCGCTGTGCCGCGCGCTTGCGGTCGAACTGGCGCGCCACGGTGTCACCGCGAACGCGATCTTGCCTGGCTGGATCAAGAGCGACATGACCGTCGGCCTCATGGGCAACGACAAATTCGTCGCCAACGTGATGCCGCGCATCCCGGTGCGCCGCTTCGGCGAGCCTACGGATTTTGGCGGCATCGCCGTGTACATCATGAGCAAGGCGTCGTCGTATCATACGGCGGATTGTTTTGTGATCGATGGCGGGTACACGGCGTTTTGA
- a CDS encoding VOC family protein: MFSHVMIGTNDLEKAKAFYDALLGTLGVRPAKVDGHRIFYFTKTGVFSVSKPINGQAATPANGGTIGFAAESPEQADAWHAAGLANGGKTCENPPGIREGSAGKMYLAYLRDLDGNKICAMHRMPT; the protein is encoded by the coding sequence ATGTTTTCGCACGTAATGATCGGCACCAACGACCTCGAAAAGGCCAAGGCGTTCTACGACGCGTTGCTCGGCACGCTCGGGGTGCGGCCGGCCAAGGTCGATGGCCACCGTATTTTCTACTTCACCAAGACCGGTGTGTTCTCGGTGTCGAAGCCGATCAACGGCCAGGCGGCGACGCCGGCGAATGGCGGCACCATCGGCTTTGCGGCAGAATCTCCCGAGCAGGCCGATGCATGGCACGCGGCGGGCCTCGCCAATGGCGGCAAGACCTGCGAGAATCCGCCGGGCATTCGCGAAGGCTCTGCGGGCAAAATGTACCTCGCCTATTTGCGCGATCTCGACGGCAACAAGATCTGCGCGATGCATCGGATGCCGACGTAG
- the htpX gene encoding zinc metalloprotease HtpX, producing MSYLKTAILLAGLTGLFMGVGYLIGGAGGALIALVVAAATNLFAYWNSDRMVLSMYGAHEVDRNSAPDLFNLVAELAGRAGLPMPRVFVMDEAQPNAFATGRNPQNAAVAVTTGLMQSLSREELAGVIAHELAHIKNHDTLLMTITATIAGAISMVAQFGMFFGGNRDNNHGPGIIGSIAMMILAPLGAMLVQMAISRTREYAADDLGARICGQPMWLASALSKIANAAHVVPNPEAERNPATAHMFIINPLSGHGMDNLFTTHPSTENRIAALQQLAAEMGASGGTLSVNTRGSYPRRGPWGRTSASRGPWG from the coding sequence ATGAGCTATCTGAAGACTGCCATTCTTCTGGCCGGTCTCACCGGCCTCTTCATGGGTGTCGGCTATCTGATCGGCGGCGCCGGCGGTGCCCTGATCGCGCTCGTGGTCGCGGCTGCGACCAACCTGTTCGCCTACTGGAATTCGGACCGCATGGTGCTGTCGATGTACGGCGCCCATGAGGTCGACCGGAACAGCGCGCCCGACCTCTTCAATCTCGTGGCCGAGCTGGCCGGCCGCGCCGGCCTGCCGATGCCGCGCGTGTTCGTGATGGACGAGGCGCAGCCGAATGCATTTGCTACCGGCCGCAATCCGCAGAACGCCGCGGTCGCCGTGACCACGGGCCTGATGCAGTCGCTAAGCCGCGAGGAGCTCGCCGGCGTCATCGCGCACGAGCTTGCGCATATCAAGAACCACGACACGCTGCTGATGACCATCACCGCGACGATCGCCGGTGCGATTTCGATGGTTGCGCAGTTCGGCATGTTCTTCGGCGGCAACCGCGACAACAATCACGGACCCGGCATCATCGGCTCGATCGCGATGATGATCCTGGCCCCGCTCGGCGCCATGCTGGTGCAGATGGCGATCAGCCGTACCCGCGAATACGCCGCCGACGATCTCGGCGCGCGCATCTGCGGCCAGCCGATGTGGCTGGCGTCGGCGCTGTCCAAGATCGCGAATGCCGCGCATGTGGTGCCGAACCCGGAAGCCGAGCGCAATCCGGCGACCGCGCACATGTTCATCATCAACCCGCTATCGGGTCACGGCATGGACAATCTGTTCACGACGCACCCGTCCACGGAGAACCGCATCGCCGCGCTGCAGCAGCTCGCGGCGGAGATGGGCGCGAGCGGCGGAACACTTTCCGTCAACACCCGCGGCAGCTATCCGCGCCGCGGCCCGTGGGGCCGGACTTCCGCCTCACGCGGACCGTGGGGATAA
- a CDS encoding enoyl-CoA hydratase/isomerase, with amino-acid sequence MQFKHVTLDFDGPVAILKLDHQEVMNAVSMDMLGGLGEALDAIEDKRDEVRCLVLTGAGRAFCTGANLQGRNNQKAGKSNAGQSLEIGFHPFLRRLRRLHCPIVSAVNGPAAGAGMSFALMGDMIVCARSSYFLQAFRRIGLVPDCGSTWLLPRMIGKARSVELSLMGERLPAEKALEWGLVNRVYDDAVLMEEAMKLAHDLANGPTIALSLIRKLYWDSPENSFEEQLNLEFESQRIAGAAEDFKEGVTAFLEKRPAKFRGK; translated from the coding sequence ATGCAGTTCAAGCACGTCACGCTCGATTTCGATGGCCCGGTCGCCATTCTCAAGCTCGACCATCAGGAGGTCATGAACGCGGTCTCGATGGACATGCTGGGCGGTCTCGGCGAGGCGCTCGATGCGATCGAGGACAAGCGGGATGAGGTGCGCTGCCTCGTGCTGACCGGTGCCGGACGCGCATTCTGCACCGGCGCCAATTTGCAGGGCCGCAACAACCAGAAGGCCGGCAAGAGCAATGCCGGGCAATCGCTGGAAATCGGCTTTCATCCGTTCCTGCGGCGGCTGCGCCGGCTGCATTGCCCGATCGTGTCGGCGGTCAATGGCCCCGCCGCCGGCGCCGGGATGAGCTTTGCATTGATGGGCGACATGATCGTGTGCGCGCGCTCATCCTATTTCCTGCAGGCGTTCCGCCGCATCGGCCTGGTGCCGGATTGCGGCTCGACCTGGCTGTTGCCGCGCATGATCGGCAAGGCGCGCTCGGTCGAATTGTCCTTGATGGGCGAGCGGCTGCCGGCGGAGAAGGCGCTGGAATGGGGCCTCGTCAACCGCGTCTATGACGATGCTGTCTTGATGGAAGAGGCGATGAAGCTCGCGCATGACCTCGCCAACGGACCGACGATCGCGCTGTCCTTGATCCGAAAGCTCTATTGGGACAGCCCGGAAAATTCCTTTGAGGAACAGCTCAATCTCGAATTCGAATCGCAACGCATCGCGGGCGCGGCGGAAGATTTCAAGGAAGGCGTCACCGCGTTCCTCGAAAAGCGCCCCGCCAAGTTCAGGGGCAAATGA
- a CDS encoding DUF6285 domain-containing protein: MQDEPTPTELIKAVAEFLRNEIAPVITGHNAFKLRVGINALDLVTRQLALEQGNDAAESARLKQLLGSDGSLIELNRALSDKIAEGEVDLQTPGLAEHLWQTTMDKLAVDQPNYASYKRELGGS, translated from the coding sequence ATGCAGGACGAACCGACACCCACCGAACTGATCAAGGCGGTCGCGGAGTTCCTCCGCAACGAGATCGCGCCCGTCATCACGGGCCACAACGCCTTCAAGCTTCGCGTCGGCATCAATGCGCTGGATCTTGTCACGCGACAATTGGCGTTGGAGCAGGGGAACGATGCCGCGGAGTCCGCGCGGCTGAAGCAGTTGCTCGGCTCGGATGGTTCGTTGATCGAATTGAATCGCGCGCTGTCGGACAAGATTGCAGAAGGCGAGGTCGATCTGCAGACGCCGGGATTGGCCGAGCATCTCTGGCAGACCACGATGGACAAGCTCGCCGTCGACCAGCCGAATTATGCGTCGTACAAAAGGGAGCTGGGGGGATCGTAG